GGCGAGACGGATGCCGGCGCTCAGCCCATTGAAAAGCTGCCGATGCCCAATCTGTTTGCCCAGCTTCTGCATACCATCCGCACGATCCCCAAGCCGGTGATAGCGGCGGTTAACGGTTATGCGATCGGCGGCGGCCATGTCATCCAGGTGGTCTGCGACCTTACCATCGCCGCCTCTACCGCCAAGTTCGGCCAGGTAGGCCCCAAGGTCGGAAGCTTTGACGCCGGATACGGCAGCGCCTATCTCTCACGCATAGTCGGTGAGAAGAAAGCCAGAGAATTCTGGTATCTGTGTAAGAAATACACGGCGGAAGAGTGCCTGCAGATGGGGCTGGTCAACGCCGTAGTCCCGCCGGAAGAGCTGATGGCGGAGACGGACAAATGGGTCGACACCATTGTCAAATCCAGCCCGACCTCTCTGGCGGCGCTGAAAATGTCCTTCAACGCGGACTCGGCCTCCGTCTGGGGTATTCAGTCCATGGCGGGCGTCGCGCTGGGCATGTACTTCAACACGGACGAGGCGAAGGAATGCGGCAGGGCCTTCAGCGAAAAGAGAGATCCTGACATCGCCCAATACCGTTAATTTGTTCGAGCTTCCATCGCTTGGACATTACAATTTTGGAAGGAGAGAATGAGTCATGGCACAGCCTCAGGGAGACAGAACCCCAAAAACTCTTGAAGAGAGAGGTTACTATATTATCGACGTCCACGCGCATCCCTTTATTAAGGGCGGATATCCGCCCGCAATGAAGGCCATGCTGGCCTCGAGAAAATACACACAGCCCAACTGGGTCGGCAAGTCCGGCAAGGGCACCCTGGACGATCTGAAAGCGGAGTTTGACGAGACCGGCAGGGAAGTAATGGCGAACGACGCCCTCACCCACGGCGTGAAGATGCAGCCGGTCGGCTGGGACGCGACGAGCGGCATGGGCGAACTGCCCACCAGCAACGATTTCGTTTACGGTTTGTGGAAGGAATTCCCCGACGCCTTTTTTGGCGCCTGGGGCTCGGTTGATCCCTGGCAGGGCCAGCAGGCCCTTCAGGAGGCGGAGAGAGCCATCACCGAACTGAAGCTGATCGGTCTGAAATTCCAGCAGTGCACGCAGAAATTCCGCGTCAACGACAGACGTTTCTACCCCCTGTGGGATCTTTGCCAGCAGCTTGGAGCGCCGGTTCAGTTCCATATCGG
This DNA window, taken from Cloacibacillus sp., encodes the following:
- a CDS encoding amidohydrolase family protein, translated to MAQPQGDRTPKTLEERGYYIIDVHAHPFIKGGYPPAMKAMLASRKYTQPNWVGKSGKGTLDDLKAEFDETGREVMANDALTHGVKMQPVGWDATSGMGELPTSNDFVYGLWKEFPDAFFGAWGSVDPWQGQQALQEAERAITELKLIGLKFQQCTQKFRVNDRRFYPLWDLCQQLGAPVQFHIGYTGMGSGAPGGDGLYSMSYCQPLDVDEVAADFPNLKIIALHVGEPWPEVINHVAMHKANVMRETSGMWPKYFPQCMTYDMNRRLQDKFIFGSEWGVFKLSEILKQWEELDLRPGIMEKVMYKNALNFLGERFEKCGLDLSPWKGLV
- a CDS encoding enoyl-CoA hydratase-related protein; amino-acid sequence: MEFQDILYEKYNNRAKITINRPDNMNMFTNHTLSEMITALQSTWTDKEVGAVILTAAGNRAFTIGGTPGETDAGAQPIEKLPMPNLFAQLLHTIRTIPKPVIAAVNGYAIGGGHVIQVVCDLTIAASTAKFGQVGPKVGSFDAGYGSAYLSRIVGEKKAREFWYLCKKYTAEECLQMGLVNAVVPPEELMAETDKWVDTIVKSSPTSLAALKMSFNADSASVWGIQSMAGVALGMYFNTDEAKECGRAFSEKRDPDIAQYR